From Anticarsia gemmatalis isolate Benzon Research Colony breed Stoneville strain chromosome 16, ilAntGemm2 primary, whole genome shotgun sequence:
gaattttatacatttgttaatAGCTAGCCAGTTATCGGTCTTTGATAGTGATAGAAAATCGCGATAGCCGTTACATTTAGTCAACTTCATTGCTcttgtacaaaaacaaatttaaatagttttatgaataactgcGAAAGTTTATCATAAACATCAGTGAGTTAGCTAATAACGAAACTTTGAGCGTTAAAACTGAGACTGAattcattaaaacaattaattgcattaattacttcagaataattttgttttgtcaaacaatttaaagcaatttaggaaatattacttaaaacaaatttgtgAACGGCCATTAAGCGAATAAAGGTGTAATTTATGAAATCATTAGCACCATCTAAACAGGAaggtttgtaataaaattaattgaacttAATTATATTGTCATTAGTGGTGGCCGAGTGAGAGGCCTTCCATTTGGTGAGAAAATATACGAAATTGATGAATAaatccaatttttattttttccgaCGTGACCAgggatataataataattttaactatcAACTATTGGAAATGAAGCATAAAGCACATTTCGTGCGAAATGCCGTGAACAGTAGACATAGCGTATTTTGTAGGAACTTTTTCTTCAGatagtagttttttattgttgaacacTCTCTATTTGTAATTCGTTGATCGCGCATGTTGAAAATCGCGTTGCAATGTGTCAATCAAAACAACATTTGATTTGTTAATGCAAGGGTAGtgaaaatactaaattaaaaaacaaagtattttatttttgcaccatttgttaagtacattattttgtaaaataaatcaaaaacatgTTTGTAAATGGCAGTCAAGTATGAAAATTTCTGATCATTAATCAAAATCATGAATGAAAATCAGTCACTTTTCTTCTTATTCatatagtttaataattaattttgtgactTCGCATGTAGTATGATAACTTGTGACCTTGTTCACTTAAttacaattttcatattattttaaaatgctttggCACCACACttaatcttatattattttaatattaggtatatgaTGATTAACATGACCCCCCAATAATAACTATGGCTCTATATTTTAGAAAAGGCTACCAACAGATTTATTCTAGATCAAAGTAACAAATGTTGCCTGTGCTTGGTATAGgccgacaacttagtatagaaCCTTGAATGCGAGGTGGTGGAGGATAAATCGTGCATTCCAAGGGTCCATTTAGTCCCTGTCTGCATTGACATTACTATTGAGTGCTCACGTTAACCTgcatataatattagaaatcaACAATTACATTTAGgaactaattaataatatttaaacaaacacaGCATTAGCATTGCTATCAACGAAGCTGTTCCCTCTTTGCGGGAAGTTTTGTGGTCTGTTCCTGTTTTCTTCAAGGGCTTTCCAGTTCAGCAACCAGAAGGGTTGCTGGTCGATCGGTAGAGCGCTAAGTCTTTTGACTAATTCAGCGTCACCGTAAGCTTCTATTGGCAGTCTCATTGTGGTTGTGGTACCGCCTTCGCCGAATCTGGAATAGAAAATCGATCAAGTTAATAATAccgtttattattttgtgtttgattCTAACTTCATTTGTCGTAAATTCAAAAAGAAACTAATTGCAAAAGTTTACTATTATACTTTGAACACGTTCAAGTGTTCGACCGTATTTTTTTAGGCTGAAGGAAATTGGTGAAGGAAGATGCTGCCCTGGACTGTGACAAGGTTGCAATATGGGAGTTTATCGCCTTTTTAATAGTAAGATATGTGGTGTGCGAGTGTGATTTTAAGAGCTAAAAGTGGAACGATATGTTCTAGAATTTGCACAATCGCAATTACAGGTTAATCTGCGtacttatttcaaacaaatttgaAAGATGACCTTGcagaatgaataaaattaaagcatGACATCAAGTCCCAACATAGAGTAAATAAAAgtctaaaactattaaaaaccTGTCTCTGAACGTCAATAGACGCATCATTCGACGTCACAATTATAAAAGTCGTTAAAAACAACTTAATTCACGATTAGtgaagaattttaataacttttgatAAATTCTCTAGACCTAGAAACTTGAATTTAGGTtgtaatagtttattaatagaAAGCGCTTAAAATTTTACGAGGTAGTtttcaatatacataatactTCTAGGTTCTCATAGTTATTTTATGGTTCTACCGCTGCAGTTTGCAACAGTTTCGATGAGCAACCACTTAAATGTTTTGTAACTACACGTCAAAGTCCCTCAGTCGCTAATGTCAAATAAAACATCTCTAGAATCTTAGCAAACTAGATTTTTGATTGCTGTAGGCACAAAATGTAGTGACTTTATAAACCttactatttttcttttagagATTACATTCGCTTTAACAATCACGGTGAATTCTATAGCATCAAAATAAACCTAGATAACGCAAAAAactattaatatcaattaactATCTAACAGATTAATAGCAGCTCTAATACTATCCTTGATTAGGAAAGTAAGTGGAATAGTTACCTGTCAGAAAGGGCACTCGGAGCTTCAGTGCTTGGAGGCACGTATGGGAAGCCGATGGGCAGCCTGCCGGCGTACGGTGATCGCTGAGCGAGGCAGCTGACGACGACTGCTGACAATACTATGAGGAACTTCATTGTGGATTACTGGAATGGAaaagaaaacattgtaaaaaataatcttttaaaagaaaagtaggCTCTAATTAGTAATAAGCAGTATTTGGTTTTTATGACcagtatgttatttttagacTATTGTGTCTACTATTAAATTTATATGATGTGTCTATGTGTTCACTGGTACAAAAAACATCCCATAACATAATTGGAAGATAGTTTGGTACTACGATTTTCCGAATGAAAATTCAAATTACtgttttaatctaaataaaattggTTAAACGTAGCACAAAGTCTATAAATAACTATCAAACGACGTTATCTAAAAATCTATTAAGTAGTTTAAAATCAGTTTGTAACCAACAATGTAACTTAATTGCCTGCATGACAATTAGTAATAATGCAAGTCATTTCCTGTATTAAAGCCATTTGTGGCTTGTagagaagtaaataaatagaaataaacaaatatgacACATAAGTTCAACTTCCTCttgcatttaattaattaacatagtTTATTAAACAGGTATTTTGCATGCTGCAAttaaagcaaaggaagtttacTGAGGAGAATCATAACTCGTGATATTCCACGCAGAAACTTAATagcaaaatttcagttttttttaagttctccGAAAGACATTCTAGTCTATCTTTACTTCATACCAGTAAGTATTACTGATGCAAATTTTGTCTTTCTGTCTTTCGTAACTATTTTAGAAATAGTTCAAAGTCAAGTTTTAAGTTTAGACCAGGAACAACGAACATAAGcacaagatattttaaaatgttaccgCGGAAATAGGGGAAATGTTAAGCTTTAAGGTTGCGGACTAGCTAGACGTATCGTTTTAATTGTAAAGGGAAAATACCAGGAAGTAAAAGGTGTcaagtttcaaacaaattagGACTGAGGTAGGACTAGCGTTTAACCCATATCGTACTGTATGTGACCCAtgtccagcaatgggacagtaatgggtttgcTATAATAGCAGTAGTATACGTGTTTCTTATCACAAGCGTTACTAACCGCAATAAAACCACAAAGCTGATAGCTGACCTCTGTCGtgattatattgataataaaatgtgttagtTATTACAGACGTAAACATCAACTGTATGAATATGGGAGCTggctttttgaaaaatatactataaaatatctataaaagtaGCTCCTCAAAACCATTCGTTTCTGTACTAAGATGAGTTTATTTCACggatcttttacaaacatacgaatgACGAAAGCACCACGCGAGCCGTCAGGCGCCGAAGAAAAATGAGTCTAAGGTATATGCGTACGTATGAGTATCCAGTTCTGACTAGATACACATactactacaaaatatttagtatgcGTTCTACCTATAGTATACAAGTACTAAATAAATCCCTATTTCCTTTGTAATAGATCCTAGGTTCAAAGAGATATTATTATCAGTACCGCAGAAGAACGTTGGTTGAGGATAACAAAGCGTCTTAAACTAGGCACCcactataaaaacatattagcCTTTTTTGTTGTTTGCCAAGTAAAACGCCGAATACTCAACTTTTCTTTTTCCTTGTTTAATGGCTTGTTTTTAGGTAAAGATGGCCAGTTTGATGTACCgttcagaataaataaaaaacttattggTGACTTGTCTATGATAGACAACAGGTCATTGATCGGAAGAAGTACTTTTTAAGGAAACAGCGAAATGAAAATATGctgtattttaaatgataaaacaatTGATGAAACGGaaataaagcttaaaaataGCATATTCTTAACTGTGCTATGAAATCCTTTTATTCGTtacaaaaatgaattttaattaattatatattttcccAGACGACTAAATTAATGCAAAAAGAATATACTTACGAATTTATTTCTCACTAAACAAGATCACAGACACAATAGAACGAATtctaataatagtataatattttaattttattataagatgtTCACTTTACAGACGTAAACAAACTAATGAATACAAACGCGCCtcacattttatatataaacaaaataaaagaccCAATCGCGTGGGAAGGAGATAGCTAGTTGTAAAACCAGTGCGTGTAAGAGAGACGGGGTTATCTTGACCGGTGAGGTGTGACGCATAATGCATCGTAGGTTTTACTTTAAACGGATTTCCCCACACTTGAGGTTTTACGAATTCATTTTGAAGTGGAATCTTATGacgtttatcaatattttagttctagaaattaaaagtactatttattttgttacgtcACTCTTTACAACTAACTCTAAAACTCTTAAGAGTGGTTTTTCTAAGTGattttattaacacttttgaGTTAAAATATCGAATGTAAGCTCTCtgtattaaactttaattaaagcGTTAAGTTCATCgtttaacataaaaattcaagaaaatataagtattcaagatctgaattatattattacactttttCAAGATTACGTTTCGTAGGCCCGTAGATTCGTTTATTGCTAACTTGTTAAAAATTTCAGACACCTTTACAAACGTTAAGGTGCTTTAAAATCTTCTTATTCTTAGGCAATCGATAGaccaccatttttttttaaatgtgcaTCAAATTGAGTTCCTATAAATAGAGAAATTTgtcataattatgtttgaatCTCTTTCAAGCTTTATACTTCCTTCACTTCAAACTTATACGGAAAATCCCTATTAGGAAAAACCCTACACTgtactatatataatatgtattttattaataagagcAGTTTTATGAGTCAACCTTCAAgcattgtttaattttgtgtacTGTAGTACTAGTATTAGGGCCATGGTTAGTTTTACGAGCCCTGCAGAGATAACTTCGTTTGTTCAGTATTGTTGTGTACTAAGAGCAAATAGAACCTAGTTAATTTTGATTCCAAATTCCATTTCTCATGTCACATTTATTGTGAAATCGAATAAATTATCCATCGTAgaaaacacatatatatgtgtgttattttttcagtttcCACTGACAACTGACAAGTgatattgtaaaaacaaatacataaaatcacgcctgctACCAATAAGGGTAGACGGCGTGATTTAGACCAGAGAACATATAAGATTTTGTATGATGAAAGGAAGATAAGAGAAGAATAAAACTTCTTAAAACATACTTCGCTTATTTTACAGTAAGGTACCTACAGGAATTAGAATAATTGAACAGATTACATAAATTGCGCAAAATCTCGTAACCGAATTTAAGATTCATATCAAAAATACGTTCTTATATTAATCGACTGAGACAGGTTATCTAAGACATAACTAGAATAGAATATggaaatatgttatttatttccattaatTCCTACGACCTACCTCAACCACtcataaaaaatgataaattttacaataatatatgattAGGAAAAACCCACATCCATAAAACAGCATATATATGACTAAGTGATTGCCTTTTCTATGTATTATGTTGATTGATTTACGTAGGCATTGATGAGAAATACATTACTACATGTCAATGACGAAGATTTAAACATAAGTCATCATAATAAACTTCTGATGTTATAGTAGTCCTTAATTGTTATTAGATGCACTTTGGGGATAATGCAGGAAGAAATTAGTTGTTTCtttaaataggtaattttaagaatttaagaATAAGTCCATTTAAGAATAAGCCATTCCGTGAATAGGTTAAAAACCTACTTAACCATAGTAAACCATAGCGGATAGTCTTTATCATGGTGTAAGAAGGAAAGATAGCCATGTTAAAAGACGAGCGATGACTATGAATGTGGACGGACATGTGAGAAAGATCGATTAATTGTTGATGCAGTTTGTATACAAAGACAACTGACTatttgtaaatggcaaaacgcgTGTGTACATATTTGATACACCCTTACCTATACAGCTGCGGGTATAACGGGCGTCATATTATGTATGatagtatgtataaatgtacttatttatgtacGTATTGGTACTTAAAAATTGCATGCTCATCACACATTTTGTTTTCCACAAGATTAATAAGTGTGTAACGTTGAGGCCTCCTCATTTCTCACGTCCTAATTGGCTTGTTACTTGCGTGGAAGGCATGGAAGCGGCTAAAGTGACAAATCCTCCGCTTTGATAGACGTTAATCTCGCGAGACGTATACTTCTCATAATTCAGACAAATGGATTTTGGGAACACGCTCTACTTGCAGGAAAATTTCTTTA
This genomic window contains:
- the LOC142979315 gene encoding uncharacterized protein LOC142979315, whose translation is MKFLIVLSAVVVSCLAQRSPYAGRLPIGFPYVPPSTEAPSALSDRFGEGGTTTTMRLPIEAYGDAELVKRLSALPIDQQPFWLLNWKALEENRNRPQNFPQRGNSFVDSNANAVFV